The proteins below come from a single Zea mays cultivar B73 chromosome 8, Zm-B73-REFERENCE-NAM-5.0, whole genome shotgun sequence genomic window:
- the LOC100192735 gene encoding putative ubiquitin-conjugating enzyme family: MTRGENQESQTGNVSAASAAAPGPKPASAGAGKGAEGQSVVRRLQSELMALMMGGDPGVSAFPEGDNMLHWVGTIAGSAGTAYEGTSYRLALAFTAEYPYKPPKVRFDTPCFHPNVDVHGNICLDILQDKWSSAYDVRTILLSIQSLLGEPNNDSPLNTQAAALWANQEEFRKMVEKLYKAAA; this comes from the exons ATGACCCGGGGAGAGAACCAGGAGTCGCAGACCGGGAACGTCTCCGCCGCATCTGCGGCTGCGCCGGGACCGAAGCCGGCATCGGCGGGGGCCGGGAAGGGCGCGGAGGGCCAGTCGGTGGTGCGGCGGCTGCAGTCGGAGCTGATGGCGCTGATGATGGGCGGCGACCCGGGCGTGTCGGCGTTCCCCGAGGGGGACAACATGCTCCACTGGGTGGGCACCATCGCGGGATCCGCCGGGACGGCCTACGAGGGCACCTCCTACCGCCTCGCGCTGGCCTTCACCGCCGAGTACCCGTACAAGCCGCCCAAGGTGCGGTTCGACACCCCCTGCTTCCACCCCAACGTCGACGTGCACGGCAACATCTGCCTGGACATCCTCCAGGACAAGTGGTCCTCCGCCTACGACGTGCGCACCATCCTCCTCTCCATCCAGAGCCTGCTCGGAG AGCCGAACAACGACTCGCCGCTCAACACGCAGGCGGCGGCGCTTTGGGCGAACCAGGAAG AGTTCAGGAAGATGGTGGAGAAGCTCTACAAGGCCGCCGCGTAG
- the LOC100192752 gene encoding uncharacterized protein isoform X2: MEQLDYKFHEKYTALKKRKLLDEGLERKREAELNELYDAMKDWVSELRKDNAELNEKLVEKQDELEKARQEFLEDIRTRDAEILKLKQLLDEKAEKNNSAATGFPCLAPEAVLENSTPLSPKRKTPFSHGKLECSRRHTRISGNRTTEIRSAHMLSLLLQSLVRMKISVNDGTEIFSVSVSHEASGYSFILTWLETSDEWSYKLSSLGTLERIAVDWMRQDIRFSMKMCRMFFERISSIITKG; encoded by the exons ATGGAGCAGCTCGACTACAAGTTCCACGAGAAGTACACTGCTCTGAAG AAGCGGAAGCTACTGGACGAGGGGCTGGAGCGGAAGCGGGAGGCGGAACTCAATGAGCTTTACGATG CCATGAAAGATTGGGTCAGCGAACTCAGGAAAGACAATGCGGAACTCAACGAGAAGCT GGTGGAGAAGCAGGATGAGCTCGAGAAGGCCCGTCAGGAATTCCTTGAAGATATTCGTA CAAGGGACGCTGAAATTCTGAAGCTGAAGCAGCTCTTAGATGAGAAGGCTGAAAAAAACAATTCTGCAGCTACTGGGTTTCCTTGCCTAGCGCCTGAAGCTGTCCTAGAAAATTCAACTCCAttgtcacctaaaagaaagacacCATTTTCCCACGGCAAG CTAGAATGCTCCAGAAGACATACACGCATCTCAG GGAATAGGACAACAGAGATTCGGAGTGCTCATATGCTTTCTTTGCTGCTTCAATCTTTAGTTCGCATGAAGATCTCGGTAAATGATGGAACAGAAATATTTTCGGTTTCAGTATCTCATGAAGCTAGTG GTTACAGTTTCATCCTCACCTGGCTAGAAACATCTGATGAATGGTCATATAAGCTCTCCTCGTTGGGCACACTGGAAAGGATAGCCGTTGATTGGATGAGGCAAGACATAAGATTCAGCATGAAAATGTGCCGCATGTTCTTTGAGCGGATATCAAGCATCATAACAAAAGGATGA
- the LOC100192752 gene encoding uncharacterized protein isoform X1 — MEQLDYKFHEKYTALKKRKLLDEGLERKREAELNELYDAMKDWVSELRKDNAELNEKLVEKQDELEKARQEFLEDIRTRDAEILKLKQLLDEKAEKNNSAATGFPCLAPEAVLENSTPLSPKRKTPFSHGKQLECSRRHTRISGNRTTEIRSAHMLSLLLQSLVRMKISVNDGTEIFSVSVSHEASGYSFILTWLETSDEWSYKLSSLGTLERIAVDWMRQDIRFSMKMCRMFFERISSIITKG; from the exons ATGGAGCAGCTCGACTACAAGTTCCACGAGAAGTACACTGCTCTGAAG AAGCGGAAGCTACTGGACGAGGGGCTGGAGCGGAAGCGGGAGGCGGAACTCAATGAGCTTTACGATG CCATGAAAGATTGGGTCAGCGAACTCAGGAAAGACAATGCGGAACTCAACGAGAAGCT GGTGGAGAAGCAGGATGAGCTCGAGAAGGCCCGTCAGGAATTCCTTGAAGATATTCGTA CAAGGGACGCTGAAATTCTGAAGCTGAAGCAGCTCTTAGATGAGAAGGCTGAAAAAAACAATTCTGCAGCTACTGGGTTTCCTTGCCTAGCGCCTGAAGCTGTCCTAGAAAATTCAACTCCAttgtcacctaaaagaaagacacCATTTTCCCACGGCAAG CAGCTAGAATGCTCCAGAAGACATACACGCATCTCAG GGAATAGGACAACAGAGATTCGGAGTGCTCATATGCTTTCTTTGCTGCTTCAATCTTTAGTTCGCATGAAGATCTCGGTAAATGATGGAACAGAAATATTTTCGGTTTCAGTATCTCATGAAGCTAGTG GTTACAGTTTCATCCTCACCTGGCTAGAAACATCTGATGAATGGTCATATAAGCTCTCCTCGTTGGGCACACTGGAAAGGATAGCCGTTGATTGGATGAGGCAAGACATAAGATTCAGCATGAAAATGTGCCGCATGTTCTTTGAGCGGATATCAAGCATCATAACAAAAGGATGA
- the LOC100192752 gene encoding uncharacterized protein LOC100192752: MEQLDYKFHEKYTALKKRKLLDEGLERKREAELNELYDAMKDWVSELRKDNAELNEKLVEKQDELEKARQEFLEDIRTRDAEILKLKQLLDEKAEKNNSAATGFPCLAPEAVLENSTPLSPKRKTPFSHGKQLECSRRHTRISGNRTTEIRSAHMLSLLLQSLVRMKISVTVSSSPG, from the exons ATGGAGCAGCTCGACTACAAGTTCCACGAGAAGTACACTGCTCTGAAG AAGCGGAAGCTACTGGACGAGGGGCTGGAGCGGAAGCGGGAGGCGGAACTCAATGAGCTTTACGATG CCATGAAAGATTGGGTCAGCGAACTCAGGAAAGACAATGCGGAACTCAACGAGAAGCT GGTGGAGAAGCAGGATGAGCTCGAGAAGGCCCGTCAGGAATTCCTTGAAGATATTCGTA CAAGGGACGCTGAAATTCTGAAGCTGAAGCAGCTCTTAGATGAGAAGGCTGAAAAAAACAATTCTGCAGCTACTGGGTTTCCTTGCCTAGCGCCTGAAGCTGTCCTAGAAAATTCAACTCCAttgtcacctaaaagaaagacacCATTTTCCCACGGCAAG CAGCTAGAATGCTCCAGAAGACATACACGCATCTCAG GGAATAGGACAACAGAGATTCGGAGTGCTCATATGCTTTCTTTGCTGCTTCAATCTTTAGTTCGCATGAAGATCTCG GTTACAGTTTCATCCTCACCTGGCTAG